The window AGGTGATCCATGCGGCGGTCTGGACGCCGCTGCCGGTCGTCGACCTGACTCATCTGCACGGAGCGGCGCTGGAAGCGGAAGTCGCCCGCCTCGTGCAGGCGGAGAACGAGACGCCGTTCGACCTGCGCCAAGGTCCGCTGATCCGCTATCAGCTGCTGAAGCTGGGCGCGGCAGAGCATGTGCTGCTGCTCACGTTGCACCACATCATCTCCGACGGCTGGTCGCGCGGCATCCTGATCCAGGAGCTGACCCACCTGTACGATGTGCGGGTCAGCGGGAAAGCGTCGGCCTTGCAGCCGCTGCCGCTCCAATACGCCGACTTTGCGGCGTGGCAGCGCAAATTCCTGCAGGAGGAGCTCGGCCCGCAGATCGACTACTGGAAAAACCAGCTCGGCGGCGATCTGCCCGCCCTGCAGCTGCCGACCGACCGTCCCCGTCCGCCGATGCAGTCGCACAAAGGCGCACAGCTGACCTTCCGCCTCCCGCAGGAGGTGGGCGACAAATTGATCCGGCTCAGCCAACAGCAAGGGGCGACCTTGTTCATGACTTTGATGGCGGCGTTCCAGACCCTGATGATGCACTATTCGGGGCAGGAAGACTTTGCGGTCGGCACACCGATCGCCAACCGCAACCGTCAAGACACCGAGTCGATCATCGGCTTCTTCGTCAACACGCTCGCCATGCGCGCCGACCTGTCGGGCAACCCGACGTTCCTCGAGCTGATCTCCCGCGCCAAAGAGTCGGCGCTGGGCGCCTTCGCCCATCAGGACGTGCCGTTTGAGAAGATCGTCGAAGAGGTCGAGACGGAGCGCGACCTGAGCCGCACGCCGGTGTTCCAAGTCCTGTTCGGCCTGCAGAACTTCAGGCAGAGCAAGATCGAGCTGGCCGGACTGACCTTCGAGCCGGTGGAAGACGCGGGCAGCACCGCCAAATTCGACCTGTCGCTGCTGATGTCGGAAGGCGAAGAGTATGGCGTCGGCGGCACGTTCGAATACAACACCGACCTGTTTGACGCGAGCACGATCGAGCGCATGCTGGGCCACTTCGTGCAGCTGCTCACCGCGCTGGCCGACGACCCGGCGCTGCGCGTGGGCAGCCTGTCGCTGTTGACCGACGCAGAGCGCGAGCGGGTCGTGACGGAGTGGAACCGCACGGCGACCGCGTATCCGACGCTGTCGATCCAAGCGCTGTTCGAAGCGCAGGCAGCTGCGACACCGGACGCGGCGGCGGTGGTCTATGGCAACGCCAAGCTGACCTATCGCCAACTGAACGAGCGCGCCAACCAGATCGCCCATCACCTGAAGGGGCTCGGCGTCGGCCCGGACGTGCTGGTCGGCCTCTGCAGCGAACGCTCGCTGGAGATGATCATCTCGCTCCTGGGCATTCTCAAGGCGGGCGGCGCGTATGTCCCGCTCGATCCGAACTACCCGCAGGAGCGCATCGCGTACATGCTGGAAGACACGAAAGTGCCGGTGCTGATCACGACGTCCGCGCTGGAAGCCAACCTGCCGGAACACGGCGCGAACGTGATCTGCCTCGACCGCGACTGGCTGTCTTTCGCCGGTCAGAGCACGGACAACCCGGCCTGCGAGACGACGCAGGACCATCTGGCCTATGTGATCTACACCTCCGGCTCCACGGGACGCCCGAAAGGCGTCGTCGTGCCGCAGCGCGGGGTGGTGCGCCTCGTCAAGAACACCAACTACATGCCGTTTTCGGCGGAGCATGTCTTCCTGCAGGCGGCGACGTTCTCCTTTGACGTGGCGACGTTCGACATCTGGGGACCGCTCCTGAACGGCGCCAAGCTGGTGCTGATGCCGGCCGGACAGCCGTCCTTGGAAGAGATCGGGCAGACGATCAGGGAGCAGGGCATCACCGTGCTCTGGCTGACCGCCGGACTGTTCCACCAGATGGTCGAGTACCGCCTCGACGACCTCCAAAGCGTCCGCTATCTGCTGGCCGGCGGTGACGTGCTGTCCGTACCGCACGTGAAAAAAGTGCTGCGCGAACTGCCGGACGTGACGATGATCAACGGCTACGGTCCGACCGAAAACACCACCTTCACCTCCTGCCACACGATGACAGGGGAAGGGGATGTCGGCAGCACCGTCTCGATCGGCCGTCCGATCTCGAACACGACCGTCTACGTGATGAACAAAGAGCTGCAGCCGGTGCCGGTCGGCGTGCCGGGCGAGCTGATGACCGGCGGCGACGGTCTGGCGCTCGGCTACCTGAACCGTCCGGATCTGACCGCCGAGAAATTTATCGACACCGAGTTCGGCCGCCTCTACCGCACGGGCGACCTCGTGCGCTGGCTGGCCGACGGCAGCCTGGAGTTCATGGGCCGGATCGACCAGCAGGTGAAGATCCGCGGCTTCCGCATCGAGATCGGCGAGATCGAAACGGTGCTCGGCAGCCAGCCTGGCGTGCGCCAGTGCGTGGTGATCGCACACGACGCGGACGGCGACAAGCGCCTCGCCGGGTATGTCGTGCCGGAGCCGGGCTCCGAGCTGCAGGAGGAGGCGCTGCGCGCGATGCTGCGCAAACAGCTCCCCGACTACATGATGCCGTCCTTCCTGATTCTGCTCGACGAGCTGCCCCTGTCGCCGAACGGCAAAGTCGACCGCAAGAAGCTGCCCGCACCGGAAGCGGCAGTCGGCGGCGGCAGCACCTACGTCGCGCCGCGCACGCCGGAAGAGGAAAAAGTGGCGGCGATCTTCACTGAAGTCCTGCGCGTGGAGCAAGTCGGCATTCACGACAACTTCTTCGCCCTCGGCGGCCACTCGCTGATGGCGACGCAAATCATCTCGCGCATCGCCGAAGAGTACGGCGTCACCGTTCCGCTGCGCCTGCTGTTCGAACTGCCGACGGTGGCGCAGTTCACCGCCGGACTCTTGGAGGCGCGCTCCAATGCGCCGGCACAAGCGCCGGACGCGCAGGAGATCAAGCGCGTCGCCCGCCGTCCGGACGCGCAGGAGATCACCGCCGTGCCGCGCCGCCGCGGGGCTGCGCGCCAGGCGGACGCACCGCAGGCGGAAGAGCCGCTGCACACGAACAAGCCGCATGTGGAGCTGCTGCAGGAAGCGGTGCGCCTCGAAGCGATGGAGCGCGCCCAGCAGGCGCTGTTCGCCGCACATGACCTCCTGCGCACGACGTTCCTGCAAACGGGCAGCGAGCCGGAGAAGCTCGTGCACGAGCCGAAATGGGCACCGCTGCGCGTGATCTACCTGCGCGGGCTGGAAGCGGACGCGGCGGACGCGAAAGTGCAGGAGATCCTCCGGCAGGAAGCACAGACTCCGCTCGATCCGCAGACGGAGACGGTGCGCTTCTACCTGATCCAAAAGGCAGATGCCGACTTCACCGTCGTGCTCAACCTGCACCCGCTGCTGGCGAAAGAGGCAGCGCCCGCCGCATTGGTGCAAGAGCTGCTCGCCTCTTATGCGACATTCAAAGCGGACGTCACGGTATAAATCATGGACCGGTTCTCTAAACAGGAGAACCGGTTTTCTGTTTTCATTTAAAATCTCGAATATTCGGAAACACAAGTAATATACAGTGTTGTCAAATTTCACAGGGAGTACTAAAATAAATGAAGAACTGATGGTTGGTAACGGAGACATTGACTTTAATAGAAGAAAGACTCGTACATCATTGGGGGTAACAGGAGATGTTGGCGTTTATTCGGGGCAACCCGAGGTTCGTAAAATTTTGGATCGGGATGTGGTTTTCCGAGTTTGGCGACTGGGTGCGAAACATGGCGCTGATCTATCTCGTGATGGACTTGTCGGGAGGCTCGGCGATCGCCGTGTCGATCAACATGTTCTGCGAGTTTGCACCACTTGTGATCTTCGGTCTGTTCATCGGCGTGCTCGCCGACCGCTGGGATCATAAGAAGACCATCATGAGCGCGGTGTTGATCAGGATCGCCCTGATCGGCCTGCTGATCGTCGCCGTCGCCTCGCAGTCCTTGCTCCTGGTCTATGTGGTCGCCTTCCTCTCGGCGATCGGCACGGTGCTGTTCCGGGCGCCGTCCTCGGCCTTCACGATGCGTCTCGTCAAAAAAGAGGACTTGCGCATGGCGGCCAACTTGCGCCAG of the Tumebacillus sp. BK434 genome contains:
- a CDS encoding non-ribosomal peptide synthetase translates to MADKHNQDELLLETGTDDEIEYYEFPASFAQNRMWLINQMNEDSGMYNMPMAVRFEGPLHIEALENSLQEIVDRHETLRTTFAMEDGELLQVIASEAQITIPQLDLQHLSPEEQEAKVRELSSREAETPFDLEQGPLLRSTLLKLGAEEHVLLFAKHHIISDGMSMAVMIHELVVLYEAFLDGKPSPLPPLEIQYADYASWQREWFTGSVYEQHLDYWRGKLGGEIAPLQLPTDRARPANPSPHGGHVLVELPNALMDKLNNLTKQFKGSTLFMTMLAAYKAFLYRYTGQDDLAVGTPIAGRKQPGIEHMIGFFVNTLVLRSDLSDDPTFRELLDRVRQTTLDAYTYQEMPFEKLVEELKPDRSASNPFFQTMFVVQNVSTPDLTLRDLKISAVEVQRNTAKFDLMFTVDQRAGRPILVAEFSTDLFDAGTVERMLNHFLNLLQAVVDNPDLQISKIPLLSEQEVDELIDGCNQTARNFPTDKLVHELFERWAAANPDAVAIQYEEESVTYRELNERANQLARLLKAEGVGPEKVVGIYLERSPNMIVALLSILKAGGAFVSFDPAFPQDRIGFMMEDSEAPVILTQQSLAGLLPQHDAKTFCLDAQWSEVAANSTENLPNEATLENLVYLIFTSGSTGRSKGVQVEHRNLLNYLYAIEEVAQLGDGASYGNVSTLAADVGHTAIFPALCRGGTLHIIAQERLTDPDLMAEYFDKHPVDCLKIVPTHLAALMASQPLKVLPKKGAVVGGETLRWDLIERVEEYRDDVWLINHYGPTEVTIAGVVYKVEKDPEMRKTVTVPLGRPLGNVQVYVLDKHLQPVPYGVAGEVYFGGAGVTRGYIKRPDLTAERYLKDPFKSDPDARFYRTGDLAKRHPDGRLEFLTRADTQVKIRGYRVELGEVETVIGQHELVKENVVVAREDVPGDRRLVAYIVKHEGVEGGTAEVRTYLKGILPDYMIPAAFVFLDAIPLTANGKIDRRILPDPEGLIEQSEYIAPSTELEAQIAAIWAEVLNTEQVSVADNFFDLGGHSLMVTQVVSRLNKALGIKLPLRTLFEAPTIVELALRVEALNGEAAAPARSEAPIEPISRDGKLPLSFSQQRLWVLEKLIPGLTAYNIPYAVRLTGELHHAHFETALNEMIERHESFRTTFSDASGEPEQVIHAAVWTPLPVVDLTHLHGAALEAEVARLVQAENETPFDLRQGPLIRYQLLKLGAAEHVLLLTLHHIISDGWSRGILIQELTHLYDVRVSGKASALQPLPLQYADFAAWQRKFLQEELGPQIDYWKNQLGGDLPALQLPTDRPRPPMQSHKGAQLTFRLPQEVGDKLIRLSQQQGATLFMTLMAAFQTLMMHYSGQEDFAVGTPIANRNRQDTESIIGFFVNTLAMRADLSGNPTFLELISRAKESALGAFAHQDVPFEKIVEEVETERDLSRTPVFQVLFGLQNFRQSKIELAGLTFEPVEDAGSTAKFDLSLLMSEGEEYGVGGTFEYNTDLFDASTIERMLGHFVQLLTALADDPALRVGSLSLLTDAERERVVTEWNRTATAYPTLSIQALFEAQAAATPDAAAVVYGNAKLTYRQLNERANQIAHHLKGLGVGPDVLVGLCSERSLEMIISLLGILKAGGAYVPLDPNYPQERIAYMLEDTKVPVLITTSALEANLPEHGANVICLDRDWLSFAGQSTDNPACETTQDHLAYVIYTSGSTGRPKGVVVPQRGVVRLVKNTNYMPFSAEHVFLQAATFSFDVATFDIWGPLLNGAKLVLMPAGQPSLEEIGQTIREQGITVLWLTAGLFHQMVEYRLDDLQSVRYLLAGGDVLSVPHVKKVLRELPDVTMINGYGPTENTTFTSCHTMTGEGDVGSTVSIGRPISNTTVYVMNKELQPVPVGVPGELMTGGDGLALGYLNRPDLTAEKFIDTEFGRLYRTGDLVRWLADGSLEFMGRIDQQVKIRGFRIEIGEIETVLGSQPGVRQCVVIAHDADGDKRLAGYVVPEPGSELQEEALRAMLRKQLPDYMMPSFLILLDELPLSPNGKVDRKKLPAPEAAVGGGSTYVAPRTPEEEKVAAIFTEVLRVEQVGIHDNFFALGGHSLMATQIISRIAEEYGVTVPLRLLFELPTVAQFTAGLLEARSNAPAQAPDAQEIKRVARRPDAQEITAVPRRRGAARQADAPQAEEPLHTNKPHVELLQEAVRLEAMERAQQALFAAHDLLRTTFLQTGSEPEKLVHEPKWAPLRVIYLRGLEADAADAKVQEILRQEAQTPLDPQTETVRFYLIQKADADFTVVLNLHPLLAKEAAPAALVQELLASYATFKADVTV